Within the Paludisphaera rhizosphaerae genome, the region GGCCGGCGCATGGAAAAGGCCGCGCGAGTTTCGCGCGGCCTTTTTGCGTTCCAGACTCGGCGGATCGCCAGGGGCGGTCAGTCGATCGGCTTGATGTAGACGTCGCGGAACTCGACGGGGTCGTTGTGGCCGGCGAAGCCGAAGAAGCCCTTCGTGCGGTCCTTGCCGGGGTGGGGGGAGTTGGCCATGAACTCCTTGACGGTGCTCAGGTCGGCGTCGAGGATCGGCGTGCCGTTCAGCTCCACCTGGATCTTGGGGCCCTTTACGACGACCTTCTCATAGTTCCACTCGCCGACCGGGCGGAGGTACCCACGGTGGGCGGGGACCATGCCGTAGGCCGAGCCGTGGGCCTGACGCGGGTCGAGCTTGGCGTACTTCTCGTGGCCGTCGTCGAGGACCTGGAGTTCGGTCATCCCCTTGTAGGCGGCGTCGCCGTCGCCGGCGTAGCGGATGGCCAGGCCGTTGTTGCCTGCGGGGGGGAGGCGGAATTCGAGGAGGGCGGTGAAGTCGCCGTACTCCTTGTCGTAGTAGAGGTTCCCGCCGTGCTTGGGCTTGCAGCGGATGGCCCCGTCGGCCACCTCGTAGTTGTCAACGGCGCCCTTCCAGCCGTCCAGGTTCTTGCCGTTGAAGATCTGGGCGAAGCCGCCGGGGGTCAGGTCGCGCTTGGCGAGGTAGGCGTTGGCCTCTTCGACGGGGATCTCGCGGAGCTTGATGTTGCGGAAGCGGGTCTCGCTGCCGTGGGTCTGAAGCTGGATGGGGCCGACCTTGGCGAGCGGGATCTTACGATCCTTGTCCCAGTAGTTCTCCATGATCGCGTCTTCGACGACGAGCTTGCCGTTGAGCCAGACGTTCGTGCGAGCGCCGATCTGGAGGACCCGAAGCGTGTTCCACTCACCAATCGGGTTGTCGGCGAAGACCAGCGGATCCTTGCCCGGCTTGCCGGCCGTGTTGTTCCAGAGGCCGCCCGACCCCTTGTCGGAGCCCAGGCTGTGCTTGCCGGCTTCCGGGCGGAAGTCCCAGATCTGGATCTGGGGCGTGCCGCGAAGGTAGATGCCGCTGTCGCCCATCGGCCCGATCTTGAAGTCGACGAACAGCTCGACGTCGCCGTAGTCCTTGTCGGTCGACATGAAGACGCCGTGGCCGTCGTTGATGATTTCGCCGTCGGCCGCCTTCCAGTGCTGGGCGGCGTCGGCGGCGTCCTTGTCGAGCTTCGCCTTCTGCGCCTCGGGAGACATCGCCTTGAACTTGCGCGGGTCGATCGTGGACTCGCCGTGCCAGCCGGAGAGGTCCTTGCCGTTGAAGATCGCCTGAAGGCCGGGTTCCTCGGCGGCGGCGGGACGGCCGGTGAAGGCCGCCGCGAACGTCATCAGGGCGAGCGTCAGGTGGGGCTTCTTGGGGATCACGTGGGATTCCTTATTGGTGGCGGCGTCGGGAAGGGTGGAGGGACTTTGCGGGGAGGATTCAAGGGACGGAGGCGATGCTGCTTCGCCCCCTAGCAGGCCGCCGCCATCGTCCCTTCTCCCCTGGTGGGAGAAGGTGCCGCGCAGCGGCGGATGAGGGGGGACGCGACCGTCGGGGGACGTCGGGGTCCCCCTCATCCGGCTCATCAGGCCGCCTTCCCCCGCGAGGGGGGAAGGCTGTCATGGTCCAGGTCTCGGGCGACACTTATTCTGCCCGAGACGTCCGCCGCAGGCCAGCCCCTTCGCCGATCAAGGCGCGGCGAAGGTGAAGACGTAGCGGCCGGAGCCGATTTCGGCGACGGCCTGGCCGTTTTCGACGGCCGTCGACTTGACGCCCTGCGCCTGGGCCAGCGCCACGCCGCTCTCGGTGACGGCGGCGGGATCGGCGACGGGGAGGACGACCTTCGCCGTGGTGTTGGCCGGGACGGTGACATCGACGGTGACGGCCCCGGCGTTCCGCGCCCAGGCGACCGTGACGTCGCCCCGGATGCTCCGGTACTGGGTCGTCGCGAAGGTCAGCCGGTCGGTCAGCTTGGGGGCGATCAGGATCTTCTTGTAGGCGACCTCGGTCGGCTTGATGCCGCCGATGTTCTCAACCATCCAGCCGTAGACCGCGCCGAAGGAGTAGTGGGCGAACGAGTTCATCCCCGGGTCCTGGAAGCCCTTGTCCGGGGTCCAACCGTCCCAGCGCTCCCAGATGCTGGTGGCGCCGTGCTTGATGGAGAAGCCCCACGAGGGGAACGTGTCGTTGAACAGCAGTCGGTAGGCCACGTCGGTCCGGCCGATCTTGGAGAGGACCAGCATCAGGTCCTTGGTGCCGATGAAGCCGGTGGAGAGGTGCCAGTTCTTGTCCTCGATCCGCTTCACCAGCAGCTCGGCCGCCTGCTTGGCCTTCTCGCCGTCGACGAGGTCGTTGGCGAGGGCCAGCACGTAGCAGGCCTGGGTGTCCCCCTTGATCTTGCCGTCGTCGGCCACGTACGCCTTGTTGAAGGAAACCTTGATCTGTTCATAAACGCCGGCGTACTTCCGAGCTTCCTCGGGCTTGCCGAGGACCTCGGCCGCCTGGGCCGTGAGTCGGGCGGCCAGGGCGAAATAGGCCGTGTAGATCACGTCCTTGGGTGTGTCGGCGCCGATGCTCAGCCAGTCGCCGAAGCAGTGGTACTTGGCCGGCGGCAGCAGGTCGGGCGTGCTGCGATGGATCAGGAAGTCGACGTACTTGACCATCGACGGGTACTGGCGTTCCAGCGTCCGCTTGTCGTTGTAGACCTGATAGACGGTCCACGGGCAGACCACGCCGGCTTCCGCCCAGGCGGGGCCGCCGTCGTCGCCGGCGACCTTCACCGGAGCGACCATCGGGAACTGGCCGTCGGCGCGCTGGCCGTCGACCAGGTCGACGAGCCACTTGTCGAAGAACGACTCGACGTCGGTGTTCAGCGTGGCCGTCTTGATGTAGACCTGCGCGTCTCCCGTCCAGCCCAGGCGCTCGTCGCGCTGGGGGCAGTCGGTGGGGATGTCGATGAAGTTGGCGCGCTGGGTCCAGTAGATGTTGTTATGAAGCTGGTTCAGCATCGGGTCGGAGCACTGGAACCGGCCCACGACGGGCGTGGCGCTGGAGATCGCCAGGCCGACAACCGACTCGGAGGTCGGCGGCGACTTCAGGCCGGAGACCTCCACGTACTGGTAGCCGTGGAAGGTGAACCGGGGGCTCCAGATTTCCTCCTCGCCGGTCCCCTTGCAGACGTAGGTGTCGACGCAGCGGGCCTCGCGGAGGTTGGTGACGTAGACGGTGCCGTCCGGGTTGAGCCGCTCGGCGAACCGCAGCGTGATCGTCTGGCCGGGTTCGCCGCGGAGGCGGATGCGGGGGATCCCGGCGAAGTTCTGGCCGTAGTCGATGACGTAGACGCCCGGCTTGACCTCGTTGTAGGTCTTCGCCCGCAGCTCGCGGAAGGCCGTCACGGCCGGGCCGGAGTGGGCCTCGACCTTCGGGTCCATCTCGGCGCCGACGTCGACGGCCGCCCAGGTGGAGGCGTCGAAGCCGGCCTGGCTCCAGCCCGGCTTCTCCAGGCGGGCGTCATAGGTCTCGCCCATCAGGAAGTCGGCCTCGAGGGTGGGGCCGACGGAGGCCTTCCAGTCCGGGCCGGTGGCGACGACGGCCTGCGAGCCGTCGGCGTAGTCGACGACGAGTTGGGTCTTGATCCGTGTCTTCTTGCCGTAGTGGTCGCGGTTCTTGCCGAAGCCGACGTAGCCGCTGTACCAGCCGTCGGCGACGACCGCCCCCAGGGCGTTGGAGCCGGGGCGGACCAGCGGGGTCACATCGTACGTCCGGTAGAGGACGCGCTTGGTGTAGTCGGTCCAGCCGGGATTGAAGAGGTCTTCAAAGGCGCGGGCGCCGTTGACGTAGACGTCGTGGATGCCCAGGGCCGTGGTGTAAAGAGTGGCCCGAGCGATGGGCTTCTCAACGGCGAAGTCGGTGCGGAGGTGGACCGGCTTGGGGAGGACCAGACGGGTGACGCTGAGCTTGCCCCAGGGGCCGTCGCCGTAGTTGGCGACCACCTCGGCGGCGGGGAGACCGGCAAGGTCGATCTCACGGTTGTGCCAGTTCGCGCCGGGGTCGGCGATGGTCTTCCACGAGCCGTCGGTGACCTTCTCGACGACCCGGCCGTCCTTCAGCTTCACGACCAGTCGGGCGAGCAGGCCGGCGGGGCTGGGAGCGCCGTTCTCAACCTCGACGCGGATCGAGTTCTGGCCCGGCTTCACCGCGCGGAGGGCGTCGACCTGAAGCGGGACCTTGTGGCTCGTGCCGGCCGCGATGAGCTGGCCGTTGACCGTGTAGCGGTGCGAGTCGTCGGCGACGGTCAGGAGCGTCGCCTCCTCAATGGGGGAGTCGGCGGGGATCTCCAGCTCGGTCACGAACAGGCGGTGGGCCTTGGGCTTGTCGTTCCCCTTGTCGTCGGCGTGCCAGATCCACTTGCCGGCGCCGAAGTCGGCCGGAACGGACGCGGCCGAGTCGTCGCGGGCCTTGTCGTAGCCGATCCACTGGGCCTTCCAGTCGCCGGGCTCGATCAGGCCGACCGTCCAGAATGCTGGGGCGCTCCACGGCGAGGCGACGCCCGCACCGTCCCACAGGCGGACCTTCCACAGGCATCGCTGGCCGCTCTTGAGCGGGGCGCCGGCGTAGGCGACGCCCGTCGTCTCGTCGGAGGCGATCTTGCCCGAATCCCAGAGGTCTCCCTCGTCGGCGGCGAGCTTGGCCTCGGTCGTGGAGACGATGATCTGGTAGGCCGACTGGACCTCGCCCCGGCGCGAGGAGGCGACCATCCAGCTCAGCCGGGGGTTTCTGGAGTCGACGCCCAGCGGGTCGACCTTGGCCTCGACGCGGAGATAGGCCGGCGAGGCGCCCAGGACGTCGACCTGCGCGGGGACGTTCTGCGCCCTCGTCGACGACGCGCCGGCCGCCGCGGCCAGCAAGAATGCGTGAACGAGCCTTCGCTTCAACATGATTCGATTCCCTTTCCAAACGTCTGCGTGGACGAGTCGGCTCAGTGCTGGGCTTCGACCGGCGCGGTGGACTCGGCGGGGGCCGCGGCCGGGGCGAGCGAGTTGCCGTAGCCGATGATGACCGTGGAGGCGATCAGGACGGCCAGGGTCAGCCCGACGAGCCGCTTGGTCCGCGCGCTGGTCCCCGTCCATTCCTTGAGGAAGATGCCCCAGAGGGTGCTGAAGATCATGATGCTGGCCATGTGGAGGGTCCAGCTTGAGAAGCCGAACCGGCCCATCTGGCTCTCGCCCATCTGGTAGAAGAAGAACTGGAAGTACCAGGTCACCCCCGCCAGGGCGCTGAAGAAGTAGTTGGCCAGGAGCGGCACGCGGTCGCCGGAGCCGTTCGACCCTCCCAGTCCTTCGGCCTGACGAGCCGCCTCCTCGCCGGGGGCGTCGGTGGTGGTCTCCAGAACGTCCTCGCGGTCGGTGGGGAGCACGCCCGGCCGGGTGGTCGGGCTGAGGTACTGGTAGGCCGAGCCGTTCTTCCAGTGCAGGAAGGCGCACCAGAGGAAGTTGGTGGTGAACCCGCCGGCCAGGATGACCACCAATGACGGCAATCCGCGCCAGAGTTCGGTGGTGCCGTGCTGCGCGGCCAGCTCCTTGATCGGCCCGCTGGCGTCCAGCCCGAAGGCGAAGCAGGCGCTCATCACGCCCGAGAAGGTGGCGACCAGGATCCCCTTCTTGAAGTCGAACTCCTGGATGGAGGCTCGCTTGGCCTCCTCGGACATCTCGCGCTCCTTCGACATCCCCGCGAGCCCGGCGACGGCGATCCCCGCCAGGCAGACGAGCACGCCGAAGAGGACCACCTGGCCTGACAATGTTGGCACGATCTTCGTCATCAGCTCGCCCTTGACGATGGGCGGGACCATCGTGCCGAAGGCGGCCGTATAGCCGAGCGCCACGGCCATCCCCAGCGACATCCCCAGGTAGCGCATGGTCAGGCCGAACGTAAGCCCCCCCAGCCCCCAGAGGACGCCGAACAGGTAGACGATGCCAAGCGTGCCGACCGGCGTCTCGCTGAGGATCGCCGGCAGGTCCTTGCTCAGCGCCAGGCCGAGCGCCCACGGGGCGATGATCCACGAGAAGACGCCGCCGACCAGCCAGTAGGTCTCCCACGACCATTTCCGGACGAACCGGTATGGCACGTAGAAGCTGCCCGAGGCCAGCCCGCCCAGCCAGTGGAAGACGACGCCGAGGAACGGATTCGGTGTGGAGTTCATGGGAGGTCGAGGCTGTCTCTGCGGGGTGTCGGATGGGAGAGGCGTTTGACGAAAAGAAAACCCGGATGAGGGGCGTCGCGATTCGGATCAAGCGAGGGGTCGAAAACGGTCTTCCCCCCTCGCGGGGGAAGACAGACGCCGAAAGCGTCAGACGAGGGGGACGACCGGCGTCGCATACGCATCCGATCGGCCGACCTGAACGCGGAGCCAATCCCCCCTCATCCGGCCCTTCGGGCCACCTTCCCCCGCGAGGGGGGAAGGCCGTTACGGTCCGAATCGGAGGTCATGCTCAACCGCGCTTGCTCAAAACCTCGGCCTCATACTTCTTGACCTGATCGAGCCAACCCCGGCCGATGGGGATGTTCTTGGACTGGAGGTAGTGGTCCCAGACGGCGCCGAAGGGGAGCGTCTTCGATTCTTCGAGCAGGGCCATGCGCGAGGTGTAGTCCCCCTCGGCCTCCAGCTTGCGAAGCTCGTCGATCGGCTCTAGCAGGGCGAGCAGGAGCGCCTTGATCATGGAACGCGTGCCGACGACCCAGGCGGCCACGCGGTTGATGCTGGCGTCGAAGAAGTCCAGCCCGATGTGGACGCGGTCCAGGTAGCCGCCGCGAACGAGTTCCTGGGCGATCAGCTCGATGTCGTCGGTCAGCAAAACGACGTGGTCGCTGTCCCAGCGGACGCCTCGGCTGACGTGCATCAGGACGCGGTCGACGTACGCCAGGGCCTGCGAGAGCTTGTCGGCGACGACCTCGGTGGGGTGGAAGTGGCCGGAGTCGATCGTGTAGACCTTCTTCCGCGTGATCGCATAACCGAGATAGAACTCGTGCATGCCGACCACGTACGTCTCCGAGCCGATGCCGAACAGCTTGCCCTCGACGGCGTCCAGGTTCAGCCGGGGGTCGATGGGCTTCTCGAACATCGCGTCGAGCGACTGCATGAGCCTCTCGCGCGGGCCTTTGCGGTCGACCGTCTGGTCCTTCATGCCGTCCGGGATCCAGACGTTGGTGACGCAGGTCGTCCCCAGCGCCTCGCCTATCGCCGCGCCGATCTTCCGGCAGGCGATGCCGTGGTCGATCCAGAACTGGCGGATCCCCTTGTCCGGG harbors:
- a CDS encoding 3-keto-disaccharide hydrolase; the protein is MTFAAAFTGRPAAAEEPGLQAIFNGKDLSGWHGESTIDPRKFKAMSPEAQKAKLDKDAADAAQHWKAADGEIINDGHGVFMSTDKDYGDVELFVDFKIGPMGDSGIYLRGTPQIQIWDFRPEAGKHSLGSDKGSGGLWNNTAGKPGKDPLVFADNPIGEWNTLRVLQIGARTNVWLNGKLVVEDAIMENYWDKDRKIPLAKVGPIQLQTHGSETRFRNIKLREIPVEEANAYLAKRDLTPGGFAQIFNGKNLDGWKGAVDNYEVADGAIRCKPKHGGNLYYDKEYGDFTALLEFRLPPAGNNGLAIRYAGDGDAAYKGMTELQVLDDGHEKYAKLDPRQAHGSAYGMVPAHRGYLRPVGEWNYEKVVVKGPKIQVELNGTPILDADLSTVKEFMANSPHPGKDRTKGFFGFAGHNDPVEFRDVYIKPID
- a CDS encoding alpha-L-rhamnosidase, whose translation is MLKRRLVHAFLLAAAAGASSTRAQNVPAQVDVLGASPAYLRVEAKVDPLGVDSRNPRLSWMVASSRRGEVQSAYQIIVSTTEAKLAADEGDLWDSGKIASDETTGVAYAGAPLKSGQRCLWKVRLWDGAGVASPWSAPAFWTVGLIEPGDWKAQWIGYDKARDDSAASVPADFGAGKWIWHADDKGNDKPKAHRLFVTELEIPADSPIEEATLLTVADDSHRYTVNGQLIAAGTSHKVPLQVDALRAVKPGQNSIRVEVENGAPSPAGLLARLVVKLKDGRVVEKVTDGSWKTIADPGANWHNREIDLAGLPAAEVVANYGDGPWGKLSVTRLVLPKPVHLRTDFAVEKPIARATLYTTALGIHDVYVNGARAFEDLFNPGWTDYTKRVLYRTYDVTPLVRPGSNALGAVVADGWYSGYVGFGKNRDHYGKKTRIKTQLVVDYADGSQAVVATGPDWKASVGPTLEADFLMGETYDARLEKPGWSQAGFDASTWAAVDVGAEMDPKVEAHSGPAVTAFRELRAKTYNEVKPGVYVIDYGQNFAGIPRIRLRGEPGQTITLRFAERLNPDGTVYVTNLREARCVDTYVCKGTGEEEIWSPRFTFHGYQYVEVSGLKSPPTSESVVGLAISSATPVVGRFQCSDPMLNQLHNNIYWTQRANFIDIPTDCPQRDERLGWTGDAQVYIKTATLNTDVESFFDKWLVDLVDGQRADGQFPMVAPVKVAGDDGGPAWAEAGVVCPWTVYQVYNDKRTLERQYPSMVKYVDFLIHRSTPDLLPPAKYHCFGDWLSIGADTPKDVIYTAYFALAARLTAQAAEVLGKPEEARKYAGVYEQIKVSFNKAYVADDGKIKGDTQACYVLALANDLVDGEKAKQAAELLVKRIEDKNWHLSTGFIGTKDLMLVLSKIGRTDVAYRLLFNDTFPSWGFSIKHGATSIWERWDGWTPDKGFQDPGMNSFAHYSFGAVYGWMVENIGGIKPTEVAYKKILIAPKLTDRLTFATTQYRSIRGDVTVAWARNAGAVTVDVTVPANTTAKVVLPVADPAAVTESGVALAQAQGVKSTAVENGQAVAEIGSGRYVFTFAAP
- the rhaT gene encoding L-rhamnose/proton symporter RhaT, which codes for MNSTPNPFLGVVFHWLGGLASGSFYVPYRFVRKWSWETYWLVGGVFSWIIAPWALGLALSKDLPAILSETPVGTLGIVYLFGVLWGLGGLTFGLTMRYLGMSLGMAVALGYTAAFGTMVPPIVKGELMTKIVPTLSGQVVLFGVLVCLAGIAVAGLAGMSKEREMSEEAKRASIQEFDFKKGILVATFSGVMSACFAFGLDASGPIKELAAQHGTTELWRGLPSLVVILAGGFTTNFLWCAFLHWKNGSAYQYLSPTTRPGVLPTDREDVLETTTDAPGEEAARQAEGLGGSNGSGDRVPLLANYFFSALAGVTWYFQFFFYQMGESQMGRFGFSSWTLHMASIMIFSTLWGIFLKEWTGTSARTKRLVGLTLAVLIASTVIIGYGNSLAPAAAPAESTAPVEAQH
- a CDS encoding L-rhamnose isomerase, coding for MPSPNKNVDQAFALAKERYAAIGVDVDKALEKLSAIPISLHCWQGDDVGGFENAGEGLGAGLAVTGNYPGKARTADELRKDLDEALSLIPGTHRLNLHASYAETGGKKVDRDALEPAHFKNWIDWAKAKKMGMDFNPTYFSHPKAADGWTLAHPDKGIRQFWIDHGIACRKIGAAIGEALGTTCVTNVWIPDGMKDQTVDRKGPRERLMQSLDAMFEKPIDPRLNLDAVEGKLFGIGSETYVVGMHEFYLGYAITRKKVYTIDSGHFHPTEVVADKLSQALAYVDRVLMHVSRGVRWDSDHVVLLTDDIELIAQELVRGGYLDRVHIGLDFFDASINRVAAWVVGTRSMIKALLLALLEPIDELRKLEAEGDYTSRMALLEESKTLPFGAVWDHYLQSKNIPIGRGWLDQVKKYEAEVLSKRG